One part of the Arabidopsis thaliana chromosome 1 sequence genome encodes these proteins:
- the RBL12 gene encoding RHOMBOID-like protein 12 (RHOMBOID-like protein 12 (RBL12); FUNCTIONS IN: serine-type endopeptidase activity; INVOLVED IN: biological_process unknown; LOCATED IN: mitochondrion; EXPRESSED IN: 22 plant structures; EXPRESSED DURING: 13 growth stages; CONTAINS InterPro DOMAIN/s: Peptidase S54, rhomboid (InterPro:IPR002610); BEST Arabidopsis thaliana protein match is: Rhomboid-related intramembrane serine protease family protein (TAIR:AT1G74130.1); Has 3270 Blast hits to 3270 proteins in 960 species: Archae - 107; Bacteria - 1998; Metazoa - 110; Fungi - 132; Plants - 58; Viruses - 0; Other Eukaryotes - 865 (source: NCBI BLink).) translates to MKAIFNRRVVVDSSSRLTKLLANPTTHSHLNRQTFTSLYKPNQSRHFRTHYLPSSPSSPPVSRFDPSQLWRSEKIRGFFASALGNKAVKLGNLVESRVGFIGSQFPKKGFEFQRFSGFQRRGWKHWLQGLSDRDVVLGLVIANAGVFVMWRVFNQQFMMNNFMISLDNFKSGRLHTLITSAFSHIDIGHIVSNMIGLYFFGTSIARNFGPQFLLKLYLAGALGGSVFYLIHHAYMAATSPKGQGAFVRDPSRTPGLGASGAVNAIMLLDIFLHPRATLYLEFFIPVPAMLLGIFLIGKDILRITEGNSNISGSAHLGGAAVAAIAWARIRKGRFRF, encoded by the exons atgAAGGCGATCTTCAACCGTAGAGTTGTCGTCGACTCATCTTCGCGTCTCACCAAGCTGCTCGCGAATCCAACTACTCATTCTCACCTGAATCGTCAAACTTTCACTTCTCTCTATAAACCAAACCAGAGCCGCCATTTTCGAACACACTATCTTCCTTCAAGCCCGTCGTCTCCTCCCGTGAGCCGCTTTGACCCTTCTCAGCTATGGCGATCGGAGAAAATTCGTGGGTTTTTCGCGAGCGCTTTAGGGAACAAAGCTGTGAAATTGGGAAATCTCGTGGAATCCAGAGTTGGGTTCATTGGTTCTCAGTTTCCCAAAAAGGGTTTCGAATTCCAGAGGTTTTCTGGGTTTCAAAGGCGTGGCTG GAAGCATTGGCTTCAAGGGTTATCAGATCGTGACGTTGTTCTTGGGTTAGTTATAGCTAATGCTGGTGTGTTTGTGATGTGGCGTGTTTTCAATCAACAATTCATGATGAATAACTTCATG ATATCGTTGGATAATTTCAAGAGTGGGCGTCTACACACTCTGATAACTTCAGCATTCAGTCATATTGATATTGGACATATCGTCTCAAACATGATTGGACTCTACTTTTTTGGAACCAGT ATCGCTAGAAACTTTGGTCCTCAGTTCCTTTTGAAGCTGTACCTTGCTGGAGCCCTTGGGGGCTCTGTTTTCTACTTGATTCACCATGCTTATATGGCTGCAACATCGCCCAAG GGTCAAGGAGCTTTCGTGAGGGATCCATCGAGAACCCCGGGACTG GGCGCGAGTGGAGCCGTGAATGCCATCATGCTGCTCGATATCTTCCTGCACCCAAGAGCTACTCTATACTTGGAATTTTTCATTCCAGTTCCGGCAATGTTGCTT GGTATCTTTCTCATAGGAAAAGACATTTTAAGGATAACAGAG GGGAACAGTAACATATCAGGTTCAGCTCATTTGGGAGGAGCTGCAGTTGCAGCCATCGCCTGGGCTCGGATTAGGAAAGGCCGTTTCCGCTTTTGA
- a CDS encoding Galactose oxidase/kelch repeat superfamily protein (Galactose oxidase/kelch repeat superfamily protein; CONTAINS InterPro DOMAIN/s: Galactose oxidase/kelch, beta-propeller (InterPro:IPR011043), Kelch repeat type 1 (InterPro:IPR006652), Kelch repeat type 2 (InterPro:IPR011498), Kelch-type beta propeller (InterPro:IPR015915); BEST Arabidopsis thaliana protein match is: Galactose oxidase/kelch repeat superfamily protein (TAIR:AT1G74150.1); Has 30201 Blast hits to 17322 proteins in 780 species: Archae - 12; Bacteria - 1396; Metazoa - 17338; Fungi - 3422; Plants - 5037; Viruses - 0; Other Eukaryotes - 2996 (source: NCBI BLink).), whose product MRWERVRQLQQQVGLGESSSGPGKRWGHTCNAIKGGSFLYVFGGYGRDNCQTNQVHVFDAAKQIWTQPMINGTPPPPRDSHSCTTVGDNLFVFGGTDGVNPLKDLYILDTSSHTWKCPSVRGEGPEAREGHSATLVGKRLFVFGGCGKSSGINEEIYYNDVYIFNTETFVWKRAVTIGNPPSARDSHSCSSWKNKLVVIGGEDGHDYYLSDVHILDTDTLIWKELNTSGQLLTPRAGHVTVSLGRNFFVFGGFTDAQNLYDDLYVLDVDTCIWSKVLTMGEGPSARFSSAGACLDPHKAGFLVIVGGCNKNLEALDDMFYLQTGLGYDARFDQNVGMLSLKKQLKIKCQEQSHASSLYDKSLVRINMDHQGRGNFGLNTCQFNEGKMMFQARITESYPVGYTMETMIDGKVLRGVLFSNKRSSILPADQSFSRKRPAMSNGDQDNRSKISRTLIKDQANAVESKDSQLNGMEAGIDTISNPLGVNITTVAVAPHETETSVVTSDAKNQDASQLDMGTVNTVNTAPSSVPQVDEASLESRNAITIDDRANKTGLGES is encoded by the exons ATGAGGTGGGAAAGGGTCCGACAACTACAGCAACAAGTGGGTCTCGGTGAGTCTTCTTCCGGGCCCGGTAAGAGGTGGGGTCACACTTGTAACGCCATTAAAGGAGGTAGCTTTCTCTATGTTTTCGGTGGCTATGGCAGAGATAATTGCCAAACCAATCAAGTCCATGTTTTCGACGCTG CAAAGCAGATATGGACTCAGCCAATGATCAATGGCACACCTCCTCCTCCCAGGGACAGTCACAGCTGTACAACAGTCGGCGACAatctttttgtgtttggtgGTACTGATGGAGTTAACCCTCTTAAGGATTTGTATATTCTAGATACTT CTTCACATACTTGGAAATGTCCGAGTGTTAGGGGAGAGGGACCTGAGGCAAGAGAAGGTCATAGCGCCACACTGGTTGGTAAAAGGCTGTTTGTCTTTGGTGGCTGTGGGAAATCTTCTGGTATTAATGAAGAAATCTATTACAATGACGTTTACATATTTAATACAG AAACTTTTGTGTGGAAACGGGCTGTTACAATTGGGAATCCTCCATCTGCGCGGGATAGCCATTCTTGCTCATCGTGGAAGAACAAACTTGTTGTTATAGGTGGCGAAGATGGACATGACTACTATCTGTCCGATGTTCATATCCTTGATACAG ATACACTTATATGGAAAGAGTTGAATACTTCAGGGCAGTTGTTGACACCTCGAGCTGGTCATGTTACTGTTTCACTTGGGAggaacttttttgtttttggaggGTTTACGGATGCTCAGAATCTTTACGATGATCTCTATGTGCTTGATGTCG ATACGTGTATATGGTCCAAGGTTCTCACCATGGGAGAAGGACCATCTGCTAGGTTCTCTTCTGCAGGGGCTTGTCTAGATCCTCACAAAGCTGGTTTTCTTGTCATTGTTGGTGGCTGCAATAAGAATCTCGAGGCGTTGGATGACATGTTCTACTTACAGACAG GTCTTGGATACGATGCAagatttgatcaaaatgtAGGGATGTTGTCTCTAAAGAAGCAATTGAAGATAAAATGCCAAGAACAAAGTCATGCAAGTTCCTTGTACGATAAATCACTTGTCAGAATCAATATGGATCATCAAG GAAGAggaaattttggtttgaacaCTTGCCAATTTAATGAAGGAAAGATGATGTTTCAAGCCCGGATAACCGAGAGTTACCCGGTTGGTTACACTATGGAAACAATGATAGATGGAAAAGTGCTTCgtggtgttttgttttcaaacaaGCGCAGCTCTATTCTGCCGGCAGATCAAAGCTTTAGTAG AAAGAGGCCAGCTATGTCGAACGGGGATCAGGACAATAGATCAAAGATATCAAGAACTTTGATCAAGGATCAAGCTAATGCTGTAGAATCCAAAGATTCTCAATTAAACGGTATGGAGGCTGGTATTGATACCATCAGCAACCCTCTGGGTGTTAACATAACCACAGTGGCAGTGGCACCACACGAAACAGAAACCTCTGTTGTTACTTCTGATGCCAAGAACCAAGATGCAAGTCAACTCGATATG GGCACTGTGAATACAGTGAATACAGCTCCATCATCAGTTCCTCAGGTTGATGAAGCGTCTTTAGAATCTAGAAATGCGATTACGATAGATGATAGGGCTAACAAGACCGGACTTGGAGAGTCATAG